The proteins below come from a single Nostoc sp. KVJ3 genomic window:
- a CDS encoding conjugal transfer protein TrbI: MARLHQWKSRTAALMAIAVTASVTSPLLTLARANAQYINGQDRIGQYGNVTIPSGVSLPVTYEKDTITIAPGESKSITLRIANDIIDRNKNVLIPAGTKVNGRLEPVDLDSYSRDTDDNKGKGVRFVAEELEFSNGQRQSINAISRTYTRTQKVKQGPSTNQVLTDAAIGGGAGLLGSLLTGNRRIDDLKPVIGAAAGAGASVLLRKKEVNVYVLRPGQDLKLTLNSNLNLVPPSRY; encoded by the coding sequence ATGGCTCGCCTACATCAATGGAAATCTAGAACTGCTGCACTTATGGCAATAGCTGTTACCGCAAGTGTCACTAGCCCACTATTAACATTAGCTCGTGCTAACGCGCAATACATAAATGGGCAAGACAGAATTGGGCAATATGGCAACGTTACTATTCCTTCTGGAGTTTCTCTGCCTGTCACCTACGAAAAAGATACAATTACTATTGCTCCTGGGGAAAGTAAATCTATAACCTTGAGAATAGCCAATGACATTATCGACAGGAATAAAAATGTCTTGATTCCCGCCGGTACTAAAGTAAATGGACGACTAGAACCGGTTGACTTAGATAGTTATTCAAGAGATACAGATGATAACAAAGGAAAAGGCGTGCGGTTTGTCGCTGAAGAATTAGAATTTTCCAATGGTCAGCGCCAGTCGATTAATGCTATTTCTCGGACATACACCAGAACTCAAAAAGTTAAGCAGGGGCCCAGCACAAATCAGGTTCTAACTGATGCAGCTATTGGTGGGGGTGCTGGTCTTTTAGGTTCACTACTTACTGGTAATCGCAGAATTGACGATTTAAAACCTGTTATCGGTGCGGCTGCGGGTGCGGGAGCAAGTGTGTTGTTACGGAAAAAAGAAGTAAATGTCTATGTCCTCAGACCCGGACAAGATTTGAAGCTCACACTAA